The following proteins are co-located in the Gemmatimonadota bacterium genome:
- the rpoC gene encoding DNA-directed RNA polymerase subunit beta', with product MADTNFANQPLDFNSIRIQLASPDTIRGWSRGEVTKPETINYRSFKPERDGLFCECIFGPVKDWECHCGKYKRIRYRGVVCDRCGVEVTQSKVRRERLGHIELAVPVTHIWFFKSLPSRMGYLLNLSVRNLERIIYYESYVVLDPGDAPDLKFKDLLTEDEVIDLEDEGYSFDVDMGAGAIKKLLSAIDIEDLSAELRTQARFETSVQRKQEALKRLKVVEAFRQSDNQPDWMILDVIPVIPPDLRPLVPLEGGRFATSDLNDLYRRVINRNNRLKKLIEIKAPEVILRNEKRMLQEAVDALFDNGRRSRAVRGDGNRSLKSLSDLLKGKQGRFRQNLLGKRVDYSGRSVIVVDPHLRLYQCGLPKHMALELFKPFIIRRLEEKGLVQTVKSAKKLVERERVEVWDILEEIIQDHCVLLNRAPTLHRLGIQAFLPVLVEGKAIRIHPLVCAAFNADFDGDQMAVHLPLSFEAQIEARVLMLSSNNLLKPADGSPVVVDKPQEIALGLYYLTKIVHGKEENLKTFSSTNEARMAYDFERIDLHEAVRVRIDGKLLTTTVGRVIFNEIMPETMPFINELIDDKGIRKVSSEVHSRNGNRITTDFLDGLKQLGYDYATQSGISIAVSDVVVPPEKEELITDAMGEVEKIIEQHAIGAITEGERYNKVIDVWQHTTNHIAQAMIGAFEKAEEGFNSIWIMKDSGARGNDDQIKQLGGMRGLMNKPQKKLTGAIGEIIETPIISSLKEGLTVLEYFISTHGSRKGLADTALKTAEAGYLTRRMVDVSQDVVISEADCGTILGIEMEALKEGEEVVESLSDRIVGRTVLEDVEDPITGERIVAAGVLLNEELADKIADAGIEGVWVRSVLTCETRRGVCMACYGRNPATGLPVDIGEAVGVIAAQSVGEPGTQLTLRTFHIGGTSSRIAEQAEIGAKRAGKVIFKHLEFVQRDEDSWVVVGRNGEIEVQDDQGRVRGGHYHVPHGAVLRVEEGQDVEEDQALYEWDPYNNVIVSPKAGKVQFGDLVEGVTYREEIDETTSIAGLVVIEHRDRTLSPHIKVIDADGEELGHYIIPLGARLVVRDGDQVADGDTLAKISRERSKTRDITGGLPRVAELFEARRPKEASVVTEINGSVSFGRMVRGSRVVLVTADEGEEKKYTIPYGRHLRVQEGDRVTAGDRLSEGSVNPHDILAILGDRKVQEYLVDEIQQVYRLQGVKINDKHIETIVRQMLQKVQVTDPGDTNFLEDELVDRFRFLDENDKVLVEGGDPATHNPVLLGITRASLLTESFISAASFQETTRVLTEAAVQGKVDTLLGLKENVIIGHLIPAGTGALKYRDLDTDVVEESQVFEALAEESTESIGLPPINA from the coding sequence GTGGCCGATACCAATTTTGCCAATCAACCCTTAGATTTTAATTCTATTCGTATTCAACTGGCTTCGCCAGATACCATCCGAGGGTGGTCGCGCGGCGAGGTTACCAAACCCGAAACTATCAATTATCGGTCTTTTAAGCCCGAGCGCGACGGATTATTTTGCGAATGCATTTTTGGGCCTGTCAAAGACTGGGAGTGCCATTGCGGTAAATACAAGCGCATTCGATATCGGGGTGTAGTGTGTGACCGGTGTGGGGTAGAAGTGACCCAATCAAAGGTCAGACGAGAGCGGCTGGGACACATCGAATTGGCGGTTCCAGTGACACATATCTGGTTTTTTAAGTCGCTCCCATCTCGCATGGGGTATTTGCTCAATCTTTCCGTTCGCAATCTCGAGCGGATCATTTACTACGAATCGTATGTGGTGTTAGATCCCGGTGATGCTCCCGATCTCAAATTCAAGGATTTGCTCACTGAAGATGAGGTGATTGATCTCGAAGACGAGGGGTATTCATTTGATGTCGATATGGGGGCTGGCGCTATCAAAAAACTGCTGTCTGCAATCGATATTGAGGACTTGTCTGCTGAACTGCGAACGCAAGCTCGTTTCGAGACTTCGGTGCAGCGCAAACAGGAGGCACTCAAACGCCTCAAGGTCGTCGAGGCGTTCCGCCAATCGGATAATCAGCCCGATTGGATGATTCTCGATGTAATTCCCGTCATCCCGCCCGACTTGCGTCCTCTTGTACCCTTAGAGGGCGGGCGGTTTGCAACTTCGGATCTCAATGATTTGTATCGCCGCGTGATCAATAGAAATAATCGGCTCAAAAAACTGATTGAAATCAAAGCACCCGAAGTCATTTTACGCAATGAAAAACGCATGCTCCAAGAGGCTGTAGACGCTCTGTTTGACAATGGCCGTCGGTCTCGTGCTGTTCGCGGTGATGGCAACCGATCCCTCAAGTCGCTTTCCGATCTACTCAAGGGTAAACAGGGGCGATTCCGCCAGAATCTTTTGGGTAAACGCGTCGATTATTCGGGTCGTTCTGTGATTGTGGTAGATCCTCATTTGAGGCTTTATCAATGCGGGCTACCCAAACATATGGCTCTGGAATTATTCAAGCCATTTATTATTCGACGGCTCGAAGAAAAGGGCCTCGTCCAAACCGTTAAAAGTGCGAAGAAATTAGTCGAACGCGAGCGCGTTGAAGTATGGGATATTCTCGAAGAAATTATCCAGGATCACTGCGTTTTGCTCAATCGCGCCCCAACATTGCATCGCCTGGGCATTCAGGCGTTTTTACCCGTGCTCGTAGAAGGCAAAGCCATTCGCATTCATCCGCTGGTCTGTGCGGCATTTAATGCCGATTTCGACGGTGATCAGATGGCCGTACACCTGCCGCTTTCTTTTGAGGCCCAGATTGAAGCGCGGGTGTTGATGCTGTCGTCAAACAATTTGCTCAAACCCGCCGATGGATCGCCTGTTGTGGTCGATAAACCCCAGGAAATAGCTTTAGGCCTTTATTATCTGACAAAAATTGTTCACGGCAAGGAAGAGAATCTCAAAACCTTTAGCAGTACCAATGAAGCTCGCATGGCGTATGATTTTGAACGCATTGACCTGCATGAAGCCGTGCGCGTTCGCATAGATGGTAAGCTTTTGACGACTACGGTTGGGCGCGTCATTTTTAACGAAATTATGCCCGAAACAATGCCCTTTATCAATGAATTGATCGATGACAAAGGTATCCGCAAAGTTTCTTCTGAAGTCCACAGTCGGAATGGCAACCGCATTACGACAGATTTTCTCGATGGATTGAAGCAGTTGGGATACGATTATGCGACGCAGTCGGGTATTTCGATTGCGGTGAGCGATGTGGTCGTACCCCCCGAAAAGGAAGAATTGATTACCGATGCTATGGGCGAAGTCGAAAAAATTATTGAACAACACGCGATCGGGGCTATTACCGAGGGCGAACGCTACAACAAAGTGATTGATGTATGGCAGCATACGACCAATCACATTGCCCAGGCCATGATTGGTGCATTTGAAAAAGCCGAAGAAGGCTTCAATTCAATCTGGATTATGAAGGATTCGGGCGCACGAGGAAACGACGATCAGATCAAGCAACTCGGTGGTATGCGCGGGCTGATGAATAAACCGCAAAAGAAATTGACGGGAGCGATTGGCGAAATTATTGAAACACCTATTATTTCGTCACTTAAAGAAGGTCTGACCGTGCTTGAGTATTTTATTTCGACGCACGGCAGTCGCAAGGGGCTGGCCGATACGGCCTTGAAGACCGCTGAAGCGGGCTACTTGACGCGTCGCATGGTGGATGTATCGCAAGATGTGGTTATTTCTGAAGCCGATTGCGGAACGATATTGGGCATTGAAATGGAAGCCCTGAAGGAAGGCGAAGAAGTTGTTGAATCGCTATCTGATCGCATTGTAGGACGCACAGTACTGGAAGATGTCGAAGATCCCATTACGGGTGAACGCATTGTTGCCGCAGGCGTTTTATTAAATGAAGAATTGGCCGACAAAATTGCCGATGCGGGTATTGAAGGCGTCTGGGTGCGGTCCGTGTTGACGTGTGAAACTCGACGAGGGGTCTGTATGGCCTGTTATGGCCGCAACCCCGCCACCGGACTACCCGTTGATATTGGAGAGGCCGTGGGTGTTATTGCTGCGCAGAGTGTGGGCGAACCCGGAACACAGTTGACATTGCGCACCTTTCATATTGGAGGCACTTCCAGTCGCATTGCCGAGCAGGCCGAGATTGGTGCAAAACGTGCGGGAAAAGTCATCTTTAAACATCTCGAGTTTGTGCAGCGCGATGAAGATTCATGGGTTGTGGTCGGTCGGAATGGCGAGATCGAAGTGCAAGATGATCAGGGTCGTGTAAGGGGAGGGCACTACCACGTGCCGCATGGAGCTGTGTTGCGAGTGGAGGAAGGACAAGATGTGGAAGAGGACCAGGCACTCTACGAATGGGACCCGTATAATAATGTGATCGTATCGCCCAAAGCTGGTAAAGTTCAGTTTGGGGACCTCGTAGAAGGAGTGACATATCGCGAAGAAATTGATGAAACCACCAGCATTGCCGGACTGGTCGTGATTGAGCACCGAGACCGCACCTTATCGCCCCACATTAAGGTTATCGATGCAGATGGCGAAGAACTGGGCCATTATATCATTCCTCTGGGAGCGCGACTGGTGGTGCGCGATGGCGACCAAGTAGCAGATGGTGATACGCTGGCTAAAATTTCGCGTGAGCGCAGCAAAACACGAGATATTACAGGTGGTTTGCCGCGTGTAGCTGAGCTTTTTGAGGCGCGTCGCCCCAAAGAGGCTTCAGTGGTTACCGAAATCAACGGCTCGGTGAGCTTTGGTCGCATGGTGAGAGGCTCTCGAGTTGTCCTGGTTACGGCTGATGAGGGTGAAGAAAAAAAATATACCATTCCCTACGGACGGCATCTGCGCGTACAAGAAGGTGATCGCGTAACCGCGGGTGACCGCCTGTCTGAGGGGTCGGTAAATCCACACGACATTCTGGCTATTTTGGGAGATCGAAAAGTTCAGGAGTATCTCGTCGATGAAATTCAGCAGGTTTATCGGCTCCAGGGTGTGAAAATCAATGACAAGCATATTGAAACCATCGTCCGGCAGATGTTGCAGAAAGTACAGGTGACAGATCCTGGAGATACCAATTTTCTCGAAGACGAACTCGTTGACCGATTCCGTTTCCTCGATGAAAATGATAAGGTTCTTGTTGAAGGAGGCGATCCCGCAACTCACAATCCCGTCTTGTTGGGGATTACCCGAGCCTCTCTTTTGACCGAGAGTTTCATTTCAGCAGCGTCTTTCCAGGAAACTACCCGAGTGCTTACCGAAGCAGCAGTACAGGGCAAGGTTGACACGCTATTGGGACTAAAGGAAAATGTGATCATCGGACACCTCATTCCCGCCGGTACAGGTGCTTTGAAGTACCGCGATTTGGATACAGATGTGGTGGAAGAATCGCAGGTTTTTGAAGCTCTCGCAGAAGAGAGCACGGAAAGCATTGGTTTACCTCCAATTAATGCTTGA
- the rpoB gene encoding DNA-directed RNA polymerase subunit beta — protein MDRKSYGTLTSAIEMPNLLDIQLDSYDWFLQKDVPPGVREKQGLQAVFHGIFPITDAHNLYSLEFVDYSVGTPKYDVQECLERGTTYAVPLRSTLRLISREKQGNGEFRVKDIVEQTVFLGELPLMTDEGTFVINGSERVIVSQLHRSPGVFFDDAIHPNGKRLFSARIIPDNGAWLEFSLDINDIMYVHIDRKRKLPVTTLLRALGFDKSEEILGIFHGDTTVKVSEELVDHIVTEDVVNKKTGEVIVEAYTTLMEEHLLALKENGVVKITVLDIDPENDGGIITNTLDKDPCDNEEEALSRIYSLLRPGDPPNIETARGLLERNFFSPRRYNLGTVGRYRINQRLDMVDNIPLDFTMLCIDDFIKVIDYLLILAMGEGFTDDIDHLGNRRVRSVGELLSKQFSIGLARMARTIRERMSLRDSEQLTPHDLVNARTVSTVVQAFFGSSQLSQFLQQINPLDELTHKRRLSALGPGGLTRDRAGFEVRDVHHTHYGRICPIETPEGPNIGLIVSVATYAKVNPFGFLETPYRKVKSGKVSQDIAYLPADEEDRHTIAQANLALDDKGEFENNVVQARRRGDFPVVDPDAIDYMDVSPFQLVSAAAGLIPFLEHDEANRALMGSNMQRQGVPLLITDAPRVGTGLERKVAVDSKAVIIAKNAGVVTYVSADKIVVKRRKGRSIETISLSDEDIYDLTKFKRSNQDFCINQRPAVQVGDKVENGQLLADGCATDRGDLALGANVLVAFMSWHGYNFEDAIIVSERLIKKDIFTSISIEEFELQVRDTKRGTEEITREIPNVSEQAVRNLDEHGIIRVGAEVNQGDILVGKVTPKGETELSPEERLLRAIFGEKAGDVRDASLKAPPGMDGVVMDRKVFSRKERDEKTRNEDKEKTGVAQKRIASKIESLKQSRDQQVLALLKNRRVNTLRDEDSTVVVKAGTALNERSLEKFDLGTVKPDGDWCDSPATSQKVDRLIELADHLMQQAEEELERELEKIARGDELPPGIVQLVKVYVARKRKLMVGDKMAGRHGNKGVISIIVPEEDMPYLPDGTPIDLVLNPLGVPSRMNLGQILETHLGWAAHKLDLHFATPVFDGASMDDVQGMLRKADLPENGKTLLYDGKTGEPFDKEVMVGIIYMLKLSHLVSDKIHARSIGPYSLVTQQPLGGKAQFGGQRFGEMEVWALEAYGAAHMLQEMLTVKSDDVAGRSKIYETIVKGENPPEPGVPESFNVLVKELQSLCLDVVLENAQID, from the coding sequence ATTGACCGGAAATCGTACGGAACTCTCACGTCTGCAATCGAAATGCCGAATCTGCTGGATATCCAGCTCGATTCTTATGACTGGTTTTTACAGAAGGATGTACCGCCTGGAGTACGCGAGAAACAAGGCCTCCAGGCGGTCTTCCACGGTATCTTCCCGATCACAGACGCCCACAATCTCTATTCTTTAGAGTTTGTCGATTATTCCGTTGGAACTCCCAAATACGATGTGCAAGAATGTCTCGAACGCGGTACGACTTATGCCGTGCCTTTGCGTTCAACGCTTCGTCTGATTTCTCGTGAAAAGCAGGGAAATGGCGAATTTCGCGTTAAAGATATCGTTGAGCAGACGGTGTTCTTAGGCGAATTGCCGTTGATGACTGATGAAGGTACATTTGTCATCAACGGTTCAGAACGCGTGATCGTGAGCCAATTACACAGATCTCCTGGCGTATTTTTTGACGATGCTATTCATCCAAATGGCAAGCGTTTATTTTCCGCCAGAATCATTCCCGATAACGGAGCTTGGCTCGAATTTAGTCTCGATATCAACGATATTATGTACGTTCATATCGACCGCAAACGCAAACTGCCGGTCACGACTTTGTTGAGAGCTTTGGGATTTGACAAGTCCGAGGAAATTCTGGGCATTTTTCACGGTGATACCACCGTCAAAGTTTCTGAAGAACTCGTCGATCACATTGTTACCGAAGATGTGGTAAATAAAAAGACGGGAGAAGTAATTGTCGAAGCATATACCACGTTGATGGAGGAGCATCTCTTAGCCCTTAAGGAAAATGGGGTCGTCAAAATCACAGTGTTGGATATCGATCCCGAAAACGACGGTGGGATTATTACTAATACGCTGGACAAGGATCCGTGTGACAATGAGGAAGAAGCACTCTCGCGGATTTATAGCCTGCTGCGTCCCGGCGATCCTCCCAATATTGAAACTGCGCGCGGATTGCTCGAGCGAAATTTTTTCAGTCCCAGGCGTTATAATCTGGGTACTGTCGGGCGCTATCGCATTAACCAGCGTCTGGATATGGTCGATAATATTCCGCTCGACTTCACCATGCTGTGTATTGATGACTTTATTAAAGTCATTGACTATCTACTTATCTTGGCTATGGGGGAGGGATTTACCGATGATATCGATCATTTGGGCAATCGGCGGGTGCGCTCTGTAGGCGAGTTGCTCTCCAAGCAATTTAGTATTGGTTTGGCGCGCATGGCGCGCACGATTAGAGAGCGCATGAGTTTGCGCGATTCCGAGCAACTGACTCCCCACGATCTGGTCAACGCACGGACTGTATCTACTGTGGTTCAGGCCTTTTTTGGCAGTAGCCAATTGTCGCAGTTTTTACAGCAAATCAATCCGCTTGACGAATTGACCCACAAACGCCGTTTATCGGCATTGGGACCGGGGGGATTAACGCGCGACCGGGCGGGGTTTGAGGTGCGCGATGTGCATCACACGCACTACGGCCGCATTTGTCCCATCGAAACGCCCGAAGGCCCTAATATCGGCCTGATTGTGTCTGTGGCAACTTATGCCAAGGTCAATCCCTTCGGCTTTCTCGAGACGCCCTATCGGAAGGTCAAAAGTGGCAAAGTTTCACAGGATATTGCATATTTGCCCGCCGATGAAGAAGATCGCCATACCATTGCACAGGCCAATCTAGCGCTTGATGACAAGGGCGAATTTGAAAATAATGTCGTGCAGGCGAGGCGGCGAGGCGATTTTCCTGTGGTCGATCCCGATGCGATTGACTATATGGATGTTTCACCCTTCCAGCTTGTGAGTGCTGCCGCCGGACTTATTCCTTTTCTCGAGCACGATGAGGCCAACCGCGCGTTGATGGGGTCCAATATGCAGCGGCAAGGTGTGCCTCTCTTAATTACGGATGCCCCGCGTGTTGGAACGGGTCTCGAACGCAAAGTTGCCGTTGATTCAAAAGCTGTCATTATTGCGAAAAATGCCGGTGTTGTGACGTATGTCAGTGCCGACAAAATTGTCGTTAAGCGCCGAAAGGGTCGCAGTATTGAAACCATTTCGCTGTCTGATGAGGACATTTACGATCTGACCAAATTCAAGCGATCCAATCAAGATTTTTGTATTAACCAGCGTCCGGCCGTACAAGTTGGTGATAAAGTTGAAAACGGTCAGTTATTGGCCGATGGTTGTGCCACAGACAGGGGAGATCTCGCGCTCGGTGCCAATGTGCTCGTGGCGTTTATGTCGTGGCATGGGTATAACTTCGAAGATGCCATCATTGTTTCTGAGCGGCTCATTAAAAAGGATATTTTTACTTCAATTAGCATTGAAGAATTTGAGCTTCAGGTTCGCGATACCAAACGCGGCACAGAAGAAATCACGCGTGAAATTCCCAACGTTAGTGAGCAAGCTGTTCGCAATCTGGATGAGCACGGCATCATTCGCGTGGGAGCAGAGGTCAATCAGGGCGATATTCTCGTTGGGAAGGTGACCCCGAAGGGCGAAACTGAATTGTCACCTGAAGAGCGTTTGTTACGCGCGATTTTTGGCGAGAAGGCTGGCGATGTGCGCGACGCATCGCTTAAAGCTCCTCCAGGAATGGATGGCGTAGTCATGGATCGCAAAGTTTTTTCTCGCAAAGAGCGCGATGAAAAGACGCGAAATGAAGATAAAGAAAAGACCGGAGTTGCCCAAAAACGCATTGCCTCTAAGATTGAGTCATTAAAACAGAGCCGGGATCAGCAGGTTTTAGCTCTTCTCAAAAACCGCAGAGTCAATACCTTGCGCGATGAAGATAGTACGGTAGTTGTAAAAGCTGGCACGGCGTTGAATGAAAGATCGCTGGAAAAATTTGACCTGGGCACAGTGAAACCCGATGGAGATTGGTGTGATAGTCCAGCGACAAGCCAAAAGGTGGATCGACTGATTGAACTGGCCGACCACTTGATGCAGCAGGCGGAAGAAGAACTCGAGCGAGAGCTTGAAAAAATCGCGCGCGGAGATGAACTTCCGCCGGGCATTGTGCAACTGGTCAAGGTGTATGTCGCTCGCAAAAGAAAGCTGATGGTAGGGGATAAAATGGCCGGTAGGCACGGCAATAAGGGTGTAATTTCGATTATTGTGCCCGAAGAAGATATGCCCTATTTGCCCGATGGCACGCCCATTGATCTGGTTTTGAATCCGCTCGGTGTACCCTCTCGCATGAATCTTGGCCAAATCCTCGAAACCCATTTGGGTTGGGCAGCCCACAAACTGGATCTCCACTTTGCGACTCCTGTGTTTGATGGCGCGAGCATGGACGATGTCCAGGGTATGTTGCGAAAAGCTGATTTGCCCGAAAACGGAAAAACGCTCCTTTACGATGGCAAAACAGGGGAACCGTTTGATAAAGAAGTGATGGTCGGTATCATTTATATGTTGAAACTATCGCATCTGGTTAGCGATAAGATTCACGCGCGTTCAATCGGACCCTATTCACTGGTCACGCAGCAACCTTTGGGCGGCAAAGCCCAGTTTGGCGGACAGCGCTTTGGAGAAATGGAAGTTTGGGCACTCGAAGCTTATGGTGCTGCACACATGTTACAGGAAATGCTTACTGTCAAATCCGACGATGTGGCAGGCAGATCCAAAATTTACGAGACCATTGTGAAGGGAGAAAATCCACCCGAACCCGGTGTGCCAGAATCATTTAATGTTCTGGTCAAAGAATTGCAAAGCCTGTGTTTGGACGTGGTACTTGAAAACGCGCAGATTGACTGA
- a CDS encoding 50S ribosomal protein L7/L12, translating into MAVESIISEIEKLSVLELAELVKALEEKFGVTAQAAVVAAPGGGGGDAAPAVEEQTEFDVILSSSGDKKIQVIKVVRSLTSLGLREAKALVDGAPNTVKEGVEKEEAEQIKAELEEAGAVVELK; encoded by the coding sequence ATGGCTGTTGAATCTATTATTAGCGAAATTGAAAAACTCTCGGTGCTCGAGTTGGCCGAATTGGTCAAAGCACTTGAGGAAAAGTTTGGTGTGACTGCACAGGCAGCTGTTGTTGCAGCACCCGGCGGCGGTGGCGGTGATGCTGCTCCCGCTGTTGAAGAGCAGACAGAATTTGATGTGATTTTGTCGTCTTCTGGAGACAAGAAAATCCAGGTGATCAAGGTTGTTCGCAGCCTTACCTCGTTGGGGCTTAGAGAAGCCAAAGCTCTGGTTGATGGGGCCCCCAATACCGTTAAAGAAGGCGTGGAAAAAGAAGAAGCCGAACAGATCAAGGCAGAACTGGAAGAAGCCGGCGCGGTGGTGGAACTCAAGTAG
- a CDS encoding 50S ribosomal protein L10, which yields MPTAEKEATVAELTDILKRAKGLYLTDFTGLDVPSFTLLRKQLREESVSYLVIKNRLAKLAVKQAGVEGLDDVFRGPTGLVCADGDPVAPARVLTKFAEETDGKPAIKAGYIDGEVFIADQIERLAEIPSRDVLLGQMVSAIQSPISGLAFTLNGILQKLVGTLQAVAEKRKEEGGE from the coding sequence ATGCCAACTGCTGAAAAAGAGGCTACTGTCGCAGAGTTGACAGATATCTTAAAACGAGCCAAAGGGTTGTATTTAACTGATTTTACGGGGTTAGATGTTCCTTCATTTACCCTGTTGCGCAAGCAACTCCGCGAAGAGTCTGTTTCTTATCTCGTAATAAAAAATCGGTTGGCTAAACTGGCGGTTAAACAAGCCGGAGTTGAGGGACTCGACGATGTGTTCCGCGGTCCCACAGGGCTTGTTTGCGCCGATGGAGATCCCGTAGCACCAGCTCGTGTATTGACCAAATTTGCCGAAGAGACCGATGGCAAGCCCGCGATTAAAGCCGGGTATATCGATGGCGAGGTCTTTATTGCAGACCAGATTGAGCGATTGGCCGAAATACCTTCGCGCGATGTACTGCTGGGCCAGATGGTATCTGCAATACAAAGCCCGATAAGTGGCCTTGCCTTTACGCTGAATGGCATTTTGCAAAAACTCGTTGGTACACTTCAAGCTGTTGCAGAAAAAAGAAAGGAAGAAGGCGGCGAATAG
- a CDS encoding 50S ribosomal protein L1, whose protein sequence is MARGQSKRYKQAAALFDRQTHYGLAEAVDILKKMPTRKFDETVELTFRLGVDPRQSDQLVRGTVALPHGLGKSVRVAVFARGEPAAAAEAAGADFVGAEDLVEKINDGWTDFDVAIATPDMMGQVGRLGRILGPRGLMPNPKSGTVTPDAARAVQEAKAGRVEYRVDRTANVHTPVGKASFDAPRLRENAQALIDAIVRARPSSTKGQYMRSVTLSTTMGPGIRLDRTALAAN, encoded by the coding sequence ATGGCACGAGGGCAATCCAAACGCTATAAACAAGCGGCCGCGCTTTTTGACCGCCAAACGCATTACGGTCTGGCAGAAGCCGTTGATATATTAAAAAAAATGCCCACTCGGAAATTTGACGAAACAGTTGAACTCACGTTTCGGCTGGGCGTTGATCCGCGGCAATCCGACCAACTCGTTCGCGGTACAGTCGCCTTGCCACACGGGCTGGGCAAATCCGTACGCGTTGCAGTTTTTGCCAGAGGTGAGCCTGCCGCTGCTGCCGAAGCGGCGGGTGCAGATTTTGTAGGTGCCGAAGATCTGGTGGAGAAGATCAATGACGGCTGGACAGATTTTGATGTGGCTATTGCCACGCCCGACATGATGGGACAGGTCGGGCGATTGGGACGCATTCTCGGCCCTCGAGGTCTGATGCCCAATCCCAAGAGTGGCACAGTGACACCCGATGCAGCTCGTGCTGTGCAGGAGGCCAAAGCGGGGCGTGTAGAATATCGGGTCGATAGAACGGCCAATGTGCATACGCCTGTGGGCAAAGCGTCTTTTGATGCACCGCGTCTTCGGGAGAATGCCCAGGCATTGATCGATGCAATTGTCAGAGCGCGTCCATCTTCTACAAAAGGACAATACATGCGTTCGGTCACATTATCTACCACAATGGGACCGGGGATACGCCTGGACCGCACGGCACTGGCGGCCAATTGA
- the rplK gene encoding 50S ribosomal protein L11, with amino-acid sequence MARKILTTIKLQIPAGQATPTPPVGPALGQHGVNIMEFCKAFNAQTQDKQGLIIPAIITVYADRSFSFELKSPPAAVLLKRAAGIAKGSPESNREKVGSVTDAQLQEIAEMKVQDLNAGSIEAAKRMIAGTARSMGLTVNN; translated from the coding sequence ATGGCCAGAAAAATTCTCACAACAATCAAGTTACAAATTCCCGCTGGACAGGCGACGCCGACACCACCGGTTGGTCCAGCTTTGGGACAGCACGGTGTCAATATTATGGAGTTTTGCAAAGCCTTTAATGCACAAACTCAAGATAAACAGGGTTTGATAATCCCCGCGATTATTACGGTTTATGCAGATAGGAGTTTTTCTTTTGAGTTGAAGAGTCCGCCTGCAGCCGTGTTGCTCAAGAGGGCTGCGGGGATTGCCAAAGGGTCGCCGGAATCCAACCGGGAAAAAGTGGGTTCCGTGACCGATGCGCAACTCCAGGAAATTGCAGAAATGAAAGTTCAAGACCTCAACGCGGGTAGCATTGAGGCTGCCAAGCGCATGATTGCGGGAACGGCTCGCAGTATGGGCCTGACCGTCAACAATTGA